The Salvelinus alpinus chromosome 3, SLU_Salpinus.1, whole genome shotgun sequence genome segment taagaagcatctcaaggtcctggagtggcctagccagtctccagacctgaacccaatagaaaatctttggagggagctgaaagtccgtattgcccagcgacagccccgaaacctgaaggatctggagaagatctgtatggaggagtgggccaaaatccctgctgcagtgtgtgcaaacctggtcaataactacaggaaacgtatgatctctgtaattgcaaacaaaggtttctataccaaatattaagatctgcttttctgatgtatcaaatacttatgtcatgcaataaaatgcaaattaattacttaaaaatcatacaatgtgattttctggatttttgttttagattccgtctctcatagttgaagtgtacccatgatagaaattacagacctctacatgctttgtaagtaggaaaacctgcaaaatcggcagtgtatcaaatacttgttctccccactgtatatatatatcatacacacacacacatttttgtaataatgacaattgcaacaatactgaatgaacaatgaacacttttattttaacacagctctgaagtgacaatgatactgaagagtctgcttaggagacaaatactctctactgtttgaataaaaatagagtttaagttacctgtgatgaatgttgaaaacaaaaactgtcatttctatatgcaggaaatcctattttaataatgggcatggtaagaattgacgaccaaagtgcgagtgagtcataattcccatgacacctagcaaaatctgaaaagtggttccttcatttattccataggatatttttagattcacttaaaataaggtctgtgtttcgtgtaggcttacaccaccttgccaaatttataactgtgtagatatccataggacaaggtaactctgatcaatattacaggaattataacgcgttgactatttctctctaaaccatatacctttgactaatccggaaactatcacctcgaaaacaaaacgtttattccgttccgtattttatctaacgggtggcatccatgagtctaaatattcctgttacattgcacaaccttcaatgttgtcataattacgtaaaattctggcaaattagttcgcaaagagccaggcggcccaaactgttgcatataccctgactctgcgtgcaatgaacgcaagagaaatgacacaatttcacctggttaatattgcctgctaacctggatttcttttagctaaatatgcaggtttaaaaatatatacttgtgtattgattttaagaaaggcattgatgtttatggttaagtacatattggagcaatgacagtcattgattgattgttttttatgataagtttaatgctagctagcaatttaccttagcttactgcattcgcggcacaggcaggcgcctcgtggagtgcaatgtaatcagtgttagagcattggactagttaactgtaaggttgcaagattggatcccccgagctgacaaggtgaaaaatctgtcgttctgcctcgttcctaggccgtcattgaaaataagaatgtgttcttaactgacttgcctagttaaataaagattaaataaaggtgtaaaaaaaataaaataattaaatggCAAATCGGCACCCAAAAATATATGATttgaagttttcataacaatcggatatCGGTATTTTTGGGTGCCGATTTgccaattattatatatatattttttttgtattcattttattttattttttttacctctagcccataggcgacgttgttgccggtgatgtctggtgaggacctgccttacaacaggcctacaagccctcagtccagcctctctcagcctattgcggacagtctgagcactgatggagggattgtgcgttcctggtgtaactcaggcagttgttgttgccatcctgtacctgtcccgcaggtgtgatgttcggatctaccgatcctgtgcaggtgttgttacacgtggtctgccactgcgaggatgatcagctgtccgtcctgtctccctgtagcactgtcttaggagTCTCActgtatggacattgcaatttattgccatgGCCACATCTGCACATCTACACATctcatgccttcttgcagcatgcctaaggcacgttcacgcagatgagcagggaccctgggcatctttcttttggtgtttttcagagtcagtagaaaggagtctttagtgtcctaagttttcataactgtgaccttaatttcctaccgtctgttagttgttagtgtcttaacgaccgttccacaggtgcatgttcattaattgtttatggttcattgaacaagcatgggacacagcgtttaaaccctttacaatgaagatctgtgaatttatttggatttttatgaattatctttgaaagacagggtcctgaacaaagggatgtttctttttttgctgagtttatatatatggagatagagagagcgagagagagagaccccagatgatgatgatgataatgataacgacgtggatatacagtatgttttctgAGGCGTCATGCCCATTATTgcataataaagcatttgacatATTGGGCTGAACTCCCTCCATTCACCACCCACCAATGTGCAGTACATCCTTGGATGATCCAAAGCAGCCCTTTTGACTTTCATGTGGAGAGGGTGCtctagtttaatctgtccaccgTTGTCCTTGACTGCGTGTGGTCACCTGGATCCATGGCTATATGAAACGGGCCGACCTGAACCACGACGAGAAGCTGAGCTACGAGGAGGTCCAGGGGCTGCTCACCATGATCAACATTGACCTAAATGAAGAGTATGCGCGCAACCTCTTTAAGGTGAGCAGACCATAGACATTATTTCCCCTAGATTCATTTCCAGCCCTATAACAACACCCAAGCTCACTGGCACCAAAATTGCCAAAGAAGCCAAACTCTTTTAGAAAGGGAGGGAGTTAAAGCTAGGTGGGGAGCCCGCCTAGCCTATGGTGGGGGAAACATTGGATATAGATTAGCATCACACTGCATTGTCCTTACTTCTCAAATATTTGTTTCTGTCCTGTTGTCCGGAAATAGCTAATTTCAAATGATACTGTATGTCTGCAACTGATACATCATACTCAGAGGGCAAGACTTTGAAAAAGTTAATCTATGGTTGGAGTCAGTGGCTTTTCAGTAACGTTTCAGCTGTAGTTCCAAATTCAATCCCATGGCTTGTTTGATCTTTTTTGATTCAATTCATGCAGGTCCAATTGACTCCTTAAAATGACGTTGAAAATGATGACTGTGACCAGGGAACTATTTTATTAGCTTGCCGTGAAACAATAACTTTGATCATGTTCATCCATTGACTTGATCCCTTTGGAAATATTCCCGCCTTCCTCCCATCAGAAGTGTGACCGGTCGTGTGACGGTCGTCTGGACCACGGGGAAATCGAGGTGTTCTGTAGGGAGCTGTTACGGCGGCCGGACTTGGACGCCGTGTTTAGCCGCTACTCGGCTAACGGCTGTGTGCTCTCCACCGTGGACCTGAAGGACTTCCTGAAAGACCAGGGAGAGGACTCCTCGCTGATCCACGCTCAGAGTCTGATCCTCACCTACGAGCTCAATGAGTGGGGTACGCTTACGTGCTAATGGTTGTGCTAAGCGACACTCAGTGCTACTTAGTTAGCATTGAGTGAAGCTAACATGTTCATTTAGCTATGCTAAGTTCTACAGTACTCAAGGGCTAAGCTACGCTAGTGCTACACTATGCTAAGTGCTACACTACGCTAAGTGCTAAGCTACACAAGTGCTACACTACCATAAGTGCTAAGCTACGCGCTAAGGTACACTAAGTGCTAAGCTACCTGTATGGCCAAAAGTTAAGGGAGTTAGGGTCTTTTTAGATTGGAATATAGCCCTTTTCTCACTTCCTCTATACTATTTCTACCTTCAGCTCACCTTATTGTCCCCAAAATGTATCCAAATTAAATAATTGTTTTACCTACTGTATATTAACACAAGCAAATCAATGTATATTTTGGTATGTTTTTTTTTCTATCACTCCCATACCAACCATGTGCCTATGCCCTGCACAGCCCAGAAGAATGGGTACATGACGCCCAATGGTTTCACCATGTACATGCTGTCCAAGGAGAACAATGTGTTTGACCCGGACCACGCCAGGGTGTACCAGGACATGACCAGATCTCTGGCCCACTACTTCATCTCCTCCTCACACAACACCTACCTCACCAGTGACCAGGTTACTGGCTACAGCAGCACGGAGGCTTATATCAGGTGAACACACACATGTATGGAAATGTACgcgtgcatgcacacacgcatTCGCAGGCATAGAcgtacacacataaacacacaaacaccacatcACCTTATATTGAGCACTATAAAACACACTCTATACATGTGTTttaagtctgtgtgtgtatactgcgTGTGTTTGAGTTAACATCGCATGTATGTTAACGTGTGTGTGCGTTAACGTGTGTTTCCTCTGTCCCAGGGCTCTGAACCAAGGCTGTCGCTGTGTGGAGTTAGACTGTTGGGATGGGGACAAAGGGGAGCCGGTCATCTACCACGGTCACACACTCACCTCCAAAGTGCCCTTCACAGAAGTCATCGAGACCATCGCCGAGTACGCCTTCAAAGTAAGCTCCAATACTCCATTAGCAGTCCATTGCCATTCATTTTTAATGACTGTGTATTGTATTTTGTAGTTTTTAACCCCCTACATTAGACTAGTTTGGAAGATTACTAGCCAATGGTATTTCTTTAGGAATAGAGAGAAGCAAATATTACATTTGTCTCTGGGTGTgcctttttttttgtgtgtatatatatatagagggtTAGGTTAGACAGATAGGAAAGTGGCCCAGACAGAATTCGATCCATCGCCAAGGGTGATGCGTGGTTGAGAGTCGGcaacactaccactagaccaAACTCTGGCACCAAAAATATCTCTCCTGAATTAAGATGTAATAACTTTCcaccctctttccctcccctccaccTTCTTCTCTTCCGTTGCCGTCTCATCTTCCAGGCGTCTCCGTACCCTCTAATCCTGTCCCTTGAGAACCACTGCAGTGTGGAGCAGCAGGCGGTCATGGCCCGACACCTGCGCTCCATCCTGGGGGACAAGCTGCTCACCAAGCCCCTCAATGAACAGCAGCTCCAGAGCCTGCCCTCACCAGAGGTgggactactactgtactactactatacattcctattctacactacactactactattCTATAATGCAGTGCTTCTCAAACTTTTTGACACGCGATCTCCCAAAAAGGATTGGTTCAAAGCTCGAGACCCAATCGCTGTCATTACAGCCAAAAACAGTGATGTGTTTTCTTCCTCACAAATATCGTAATAGATTTGCCAgaatatctcttctctctctctctctctctctctctctctctctctctctcttagtctctgtctctcctccttccagccaagaacagacacacacacctctctgctctgctccttaGAGAGAGTGCTTTGAATGGAATTTCATTATTTATTCTTAAAATAGATGCTGACTCATTGGCTCTTAGTCAATAGTGAGGATTTCAACTTGTAGTACATTTCAGATTCAAATTCCTCACCACTTCCTGTTTTTGAGTTTTAGCAACTGTCGTCCACAATTGAAAAGCTAGCATTTGTAAACAATGGCTTATAGAATAATAACAATATTGAACTCTGCTATGGCTTGGGTGGGCCCATCTGCCATTCCTTTCTTACAAcatcaggagtgtgtgtgtgtcaggttttccgttaggaaaatgtggcgcaGGACATTTGACTGGcaacattttaatttaccgggcatttgagaaaatggcccttgaatgttttggtacacctactggagagctcttctttgtttacacccattcagcatcgttcacaccctcttaagccttggccccacccatctctttaaggattcacatgtgaggccatgtgctaaacagagtgagtatggtagtgtactaaacaaacAAAGATTTCAAGACGAAAGGTTGGTTTATACTAAGTCTATCAACATGTCTATAAACAGTTGTTGCAgtaacatcatgaacattctattgggctgctgatgtcatgcagcctgtcgtttttgtgtttatactttctGATAATGACAACGACAAGTTCGATGTcagacgacaatagaatgttcatgatgtcactgcgacaactgtttaTAGACATGTCGATAGACTTAGTACAAACCAGCCTTTagtggtccaaaatagcataactggtgtattttgacaccaataaacccatccgTTTAGAAATTTGTTTGGTATATGTCAATTTatcaaaccaggcaactaaaagcaactttctaaacaatgttttggttcgttTCAAGCTCGTTAGCTAGGGCGCTaacgttaagttagctggctagctagttcaAATAATACCCAtatcatatacagtacctgtccaaagtttggacacgcctgctcattccagggtttttatttatttgtgctattttctacattgtagaaaataccTGATAGCCAGTAAAGTGAGACAGGTAGTCTCACCAACAGCACACATTATTAAACATTATTGTGTAAGAGGAAGCTGGTTTGATGTACATGATGATGTGTTTTCCTGTGTGCCAAATACGCCAGatgttgttgttgtggggggaaGGCAGAGGGAGGTGGCCATTTTGGAAATGGATTGCTCATTTGACGGCTACGTGGAGCAGGCCTTTGCCGACAAGCTTCTTAAATAACAGCCTCACGTGACACGCTTGGACAGCCTCGATATCAGCTTGCCAGCTGATATTTGGCAGTCTCGGCCACGTACACAGGCTTGCAGTGCGTGGCCTCCAGATTGTGGGTCTGACACAAACTAGGGCAAATCAGTTggctaggtactgctctgtttcagctgtcgtgggcAGCCTAGCTGAATGAATGAGGTGCTTTCTGTACCCTTCAGTGCCATGCATACAGGgacctttgaaatgtttggatccttttttaatgtaaatttgattggtggattcaaataaagtatttaaaatgtgtgtgtgtgtgtgtgtgtgtgtgtgtgtgtgtgtgtgtgtgtgtgtgtgtgtgtgtgtgtgtgtgtgtgtgtgtgtgtgtgtgtgtgtgtgtgtgtgtgtgtgtgtgtgtgtgtgtgcacttgtacCTGCCTATACGTATGTGCGTTCATGGATAGCCAAAGTGTGTGCGTTTTATCCATCTgtttttacatgtgtgtatgtaggCGCTGAAAGGGAAGATCCTGGTGaaggggaagaaggagagagtggTGGAGCTGGAGAGCTCCTCCAGTTCTTCAGACCTCAGCTCCTCGGAGGAGTGTGAGTGTAGCCATGCAGAGAGCAaaaagaaggaggagaagaaggtgtgtgtgtgtgtgtgtgtgtgtgtgtgtgtgtgtgtgtgtgtgtgtgtgtgtgtgtgtgtgtgtgtgtgtgtgtgtgtgtgtgtgtgtgtgtgtgtgtgtgggtgggtgggtgggtgcgtcTTTTGTCTGTCTTTCTTGCTGAATCCGCTGATTTGCTGATTGTGCATAGTATCGGCTTTCTTGATCTCATGAAGTACTAGTAACTTtgcctttcctttctctctctgcttcctacTCCCTCTTccccaccctgtgtgtgtgtgtgtgtgtgcgtctgtgtgtgtgtgtgtgtgtgtgggtgtgtgtacctCTTTAGCCGGGTGTCTCTAAGCTGAGTCCAGAGCTGTCAGACCTGGTGGTGTACACACGCAGTGTTCCCTTTAAAGGTTTTGACCAGGCAGCGAAGAAACCCCCTACAGAGATGTCCTCCTTCTCCGAGAGCGACGCCCTCAAATACGTCAAAGAATCAGgtatgtagagtgtgtgtgtgtgtgtgtgtgtgtgtgtgtgtgtgtgtgtgtgtgtgtgtgtgtgtgtgtgtgtgtgtgtgtgtgtgtacgtatctgccaatgtgtgtccgtgtgtgtgtgtgtttacatacaATGCTAATTAACAGAGTAACCTAATAGCTCCCAAAAGATAATAGTTCAGTAAAAGCTCAAGGGTACAATTAGTCTACTCTACACACTTAGCCAATTACATCAACAGGCTTCTCTGTTAGTTAGCATTGTATGTAAACACATACACACGGACCCACCTGCGCACACACCCACGcgcgccagcagcataccaccctgcatcccactgctggcttgcctatGAAGCCTAGAGGGtcagtcctggtcagtccctggatagGAGACCAGATGCAGCtcgaagtggtgttggagggccagtagggggcactcttccctctggtctaaggagatcccaatgccccagtgGTGGGGACATCGCCTTGAATAGTTTggcgtctttcggatgggacgttaaacgggtgtcctgactctctgtggttgtTAAAAATTGCATGGCACTTTTTGtaaggtgttaaccctggtgACCTGGCTAATTGCCCAACCTGGCCACCTAATTATCCCCCTCATTCCTAATTGGCAtatatcactcctcacctcttcACCTGATAGCTGATGTGTGGTCTGGTGCAAATTGGTTGCCGTgcatcacccaagtgggtgctaaacattggtggtggatgaggtcCCCCTTACTATTTAAAGCCCTTTGGATCTCTAGAAAAAGTGTTTTCTAAGTccaatcaattattattattaatatgtaCACTTGGCTATTTTTCTGCAGGCCCTCTTGATTCCCTATTGGGAAGACAAGACACCTGggctgtgttcattaggcaccaaatggaagaaaacagattGAAACAGGAAGGGTCTACCTGGACCCTtcctgccctaatgaacacaaccttgTTCACCACATAGGCTTCTCTGTTTTTCCCTTTTTCCAGTGTTTTAACTACCCTTGCCCtccttctttctccccctcctgcaGGGAAGCATTTTGTCCGTCACAACAGCCATCAGTTGAGCAGGATATACCCCTCAGGACAACGCCTGCAGTCCTCCAACTACGATCCCCAGGATATGTGGAACGGCGGTTGCCAGATTGGTCAGAACATTGTAACCACTCTCTGAAGTTGCCAGATTATGTTCCCTACAATACGCTATGAAAGTAGAACGCCAAAAACAGCAAAATGTAACATATCTACTTTCATAGCGTGTTTTCAAGAAATATGGTTAGTAGAGGCACACAtttctacttccggcgccgaccgagatggccgcctcgcttcgcgttccttggaaaatatgcagtattttgtttttttatgtgttattccttacattggtaccccaggtaatcttaggtttcattacatacagtcgggaggaactactgaatataagagcaccgtcaactcattcatatatctttatgtacatattctttatccctttacacttgtgtgtataaggtagtagttgtggaattgttaggttagattacttgttggttattactgcattgtcggaactagaagcacaagcatttcgctacactcgcattaacatctgctaaccatgtgtatgtgacaaataaaatttgatttgatttgaaagtagAACGCCAAAAACAGCAAAATGTAACATATCTACTTTCATAGCGTGTTTTCAAGAAATATGGTTAGTATGGCCCATCTCAGAAATGTGAAACAGTGTTTACCAGGTAAACTGTTCCTCAGTGGGTGTCCAGTGTTGGTTGCCAGATTTGATAGTATTTGTGAATTCCATATTGTGTTGGAGATTGTGTGTTGCTACACCGGTCAGTGCCGTACACTCCATTACAGAGTGTTGGAATCGGCTAAACATTGATCATCGAGATAGTAAATGAATGACAGGAAACGAAAGAGACTGGGTTTTATGTCTCTGTAGAAGGACAGAtagctgtggaatgtgttggaGTGTGTTGGGGACCGTGTTGATACAGgaaagacagatggacatctgtggattagatggaggggttgaggtcaggaggtgaggacAGGTCACCTGAAGGGAGTAATACGGATTTGGGATCTTGTTACTCTTTTCTTGTTCAACCATAAGAAggattggagagagggagtgtctCAAGTAGGATGTATATAACCAATGGAGAGAAACGTTTTGCTGTCTGATGtctacagctgtacagaacctttgggaagaattaaacttggttaaagcttctctagtatCCGTGAGTTATTAACTCTGAAAAATAAGATCCTAACAAAAGCAATATTCCAGCATTCTATTACATTCTAATGGACAACATAAATTCTCTCATTACTTAGACAGATAAATAAAGCACAATACACTGTAACTCTAAACCACAGTGATTATTCAGTAATGACCTACAGTATGTCCTGTAATGCACTAAAACACTATTGTGGCAGGCAGATGATCTGGCTAATGTCTAGGCTTTAAATCAACGCACTAATTCACAGTAAGTACCTGAAATATTTGTTTCTCCAGTGGCGCTGAACTACCAGACGGCAGGGGAAGAGATGGACCTGAACCGGGGGCGCTTTTTACCCAACGGCCTTTGCGGATACGTCCTCAAGCCCTCCTTCATGACCCGCCCCGACTGCAACTTCAACCCCGAGAACACGGGGGGAGGACCCGGACATGACCCCACCCTCCTCACCATACGGGTAAGTGAGTGTTCCTGGATGCCCCGACAGCCCCCCAAATCAATCCAATTTAACTAAATTCTATACGACTTTGTCAATCCGCCAAGAGGCCATCGAGAAAGTAACAAGGTCAGACTATCGCAAAAAATAAATGCAATGTATAGAATTAAAAATCAATGCCTCACTTTTCTCTAATGCTATTTCTCACAATCCTTTAATTCCCCATTCCTGTTTTTCCTCAATCCCATTCTAACCAATCCCATGCAGGTGATCTCGGCCCAGCAGCTTCCCAAGCCAGAGTGGGATAAACCCAGCTCCATCGTGGACCCTCAGGTGTGGGTGGAGACCCATGGCGTTCCCATCGACAACAACAAGAAGATGACCCCCCGCGTGGACAACAACggtaaatatacagtgcattcggaaagtattcagaccccttgactttttccacattttgtcagtggtgggaaaagtactcaattgtcatacttgagtaaaagtaaagataccttaatagaaaatgactcaagtaaaagtgaatgtcacccagtaaaatactacttgagtaaaagtctaaaagtatttggttttaaatgtacttaagtatcaaaagtataaataatttaaaattccgtatattaaacaaaccaggtacactccaacactcagacaacatttacaaacaaagcatttgtgtttaacctttctaggacacacgttccgctagcggaacccctcgacaacattccgctgaaatgcgcgggaaattcaaaaatatttttttgaaatatgtaactttcacacattaacaagtccaatacagcaaat includes the following:
- the plcd3b gene encoding 1-phosphatidylinositol 4,5-bisphosphate phosphodiesterase delta-3-A, which produces MLGNGKKPVKNGAGTSESKTIDPLKNLGVEEDEDVKVMLKGSSMVKVRSPRWQRRRTLKLLDDGVTVWCESDKFSSRSKAQQSFSVTDVECVREGLQSETLRQLTGSIPEGQCLTVVFKGVRKSLDLRCQTDEEAQRWARGIRTLQERVENMTQKEKLDNWIHGYMKRADLNHDEKLSYEEVQGLLTMINIDLNEEYARNLFKKCDRSCDGRLDHGEIEVFCRELLRRPDLDAVFSRYSANGCVLSTVDLKDFLKDQGEDSSLIHAQSLILTYELNEWAQKNGYMTPNGFTMYMLSKENNVFDPDHARVYQDMTRSLAHYFISSSHNTYLTSDQVTGYSSTEAYIRALNQGCRCVELDCWDGDKGEPVIYHGHTLTSKVPFTEVIETIAEYAFKASPYPLILSLENHCSVEQQAVMARHLRSILGDKLLTKPLNEQQLQSLPSPEALKGKILVKGKKERVVELESSSSSSDLSSSEECECSHAESKKKEEKKPGVSKLSPELSDLVVYTRSVPFKGFDQAAKKPPTEMSSFSESDALKYVKESGKHFVRHNSHQLSRIYPSGQRLQSSNYDPQDMWNGGCQIVALNYQTAGEEMDLNRGRFLPNGLCGYVLKPSFMTRPDCNFNPENTGGGPGHDPTLLTIRVISAQQLPKPEWDKPSSIVDPQVWVETHGVPIDNNKKMTPRVDNNGFNPRWDCTFNFTLHVPELALVRFMVEDHDFTSRNDFLGQFTLPFTSLRTGYRHVHLLKVDGSSLSPTSLFIHVKVTPCHSSPSKASAKSPSPTKIVAISPAISPTTSQAKSPAKKH